From a single Lolium rigidum isolate FL_2022 chromosome 7, APGP_CSIRO_Lrig_0.1, whole genome shotgun sequence genomic region:
- the LOC124676819 gene encoding receptor-like protein 45: MGCYISMGCLFLALCVLHSMFQSSSGCFVDERVALMDISSWFMSSKSEVPSSWGHGDDCCLWEGITCDNSTRRILRLDLSFMYQSIRTDGSDGSVSIQAMEVPCWNLNLTIFSSFRELQLLDFSGNYACFEDFSGLQGLSKLKYLNLSDNTFKGSIPGSVSRLVSLEVINLSRNNISGTLQNIGLKNLQNLRELHLGSNQLSGSLPASLFLLPCLEYLDLSENLFQGQIPIKSSWKCSSMLQTIRLSENMLSGIFDFFWLRNCTKLKEIDLSRNTDLVVEVKLHGWVPNFELKRLILSWCNLDKSIITEPHFLRTQHHLQFLDLSNNNLPGSMPNWLFTTEAAFVDLDLSNNSLVGSLDPILQHQTNLQRVNLSLNHIEGQLPANISSMFPNLAIIDFSHNMISGVVPSSLCNIGSIEYMELSNNRFSGEVPSCLFTDCSKLTALKLSNNSLGGMILGGASNLSSVREIYLGSNKFEGTLPRNLSGDVVIMDLHDNKMSGELDTSLWNIPSLKALSLASNGLTGEIHPGICTLRSLLMLDMSDNYFKGRIPNCSITLPLRFLSVSGNSLWGTPNAIFNSSLVVLDLSHNRFTGNLEWAQYLPQISVLLLRRNKFEGQISSKLCHLQFLSIIDISHNILSGSIPPCIGGMTLKYPDTYLFGWPTAGAREYYGPQFSYNILYELQGFTFTTKGNPYTYGSNFFMSMSGIDLSANMLSGEIPQVIGNLSHIKSLNLSNNFFTGSIPATFANLSEIESLDLSENRLNGSIPWQLTRLSSLGVFSVAFNNLSGCLLDSGQFGSFGMDSYKGNDNLRSCTSSSGPVVRNGTVGNVADDSDPILYVVTAVSFVLAFWATVTFVFCHSFGKRIILNL; encoded by the exons ATGGGCTGCTACATATCAATGGGATGCTTGTTTCTGGCCCTGTGCGTGCTACACTCTATGTTTCAGAGTTCTTCAGGCTGCTTTGTGGATGAGAGGGTGGCCCTCATGGATATTAGCTCCTGGTTCATGAGCTCAAAGTCCGAGGTTCCCAGCTCGTGGGGGCATGGTGATGACTGCTGCTTGTGGGAAGGAATCACATGCGACAATAGCACACGGCGAATATTGCGCCTCGACCTTTCATTTATGTACCAGTCAATCCGTACTGATGGAAGTGATGGTTCTGTATCAATCCAAGCTATGGAAGTTCCATGCTGGAACCTAAACTTGACGATCTTTTCTTCATTTCGGGAGCTTCAGCTACTGGACTTCTCTGGAAATTACGCTTGCTTTGAAGATTTTAGTG GTCTTCAAGGATTGAGTAAGCTCAAGTATCTCAACCTCAGCGACAACACTTTCAAAGGGAGTATCCCAGGATCTGTCAGCAGACTGGTTTCTTTGGAGGTCATAAATCTCAGCAGAAATAACATAAGTGGGACTCTTCAGAATATAG GTTTAAAAAATCTCCAGAACCTGCGAGAATTGCATTTAGGATCCAATCAATTGAGTGGTAGCCTCCCAGCATCCTTATTTTTACTTCCATGCCTTGAGTACCTGGATCTTTCTGAAAATCTTTTTCAAGGACAGATACCCATAAAATCGTCTTGGAAGTGTTCCTCGATGCTTCAAACTATCAGGTTATCTGAAAACATGCTAAGCGGTATATTTGATTTCTTTTGGCTGAGAAACTGTACCAAGCTCAAAGAGATAGATCTGTCGAGAAATACTGATTTGGTTGTTGAAGTCAAACTTCATGGTTGGGTACCTAATTTTGAATTAAAAAGATTAATTCTCTCTTGGTGTAACCTTGATAAGAGCATAATTACGGAGCCACATTTCTTACGCACACAACATCATCTACAGTTTCTTGATTTGTCCAACAATAATTTGCCAGGAAGCATGCCCAACTGGCTGTTCACAACTGAAGCGGCATTTGTAGACCTTGACCTATCAAATAACTCACTGGTTGGATCATTAGATCCGATTTTGCAACACCAAACTAATCTTCAACGGGTGAACTTATCTCTGAACCATATTGAAGGACAGCTGCCAGCGAATATCAGTTCAATGTTTCCTAATCTGGCGATTATTGATTTTTCTCATAATATGATATCTGGAGTTGTGCCGTCTTCATTGTGCAACATTGGAAGCATAGAATATATGGAACTATCAAATAACAGATTTTCAGGAGAAGTACCATCTTGCTTGTTCACTGATTGTTCTAAATTGACAGCACTGAAACTCTCGAACAACAGCCTTGGCGGTATGATCCTTGGCGGGGCTAGTAACTTGTCCTCTGTAAGGGAAATATACCTAGGCAGCAACAAATTTGAAGGGACTCTCCCTAGAAATCTATCTGGTGATGTAGTCATCATGGATTTACATGATAATAAGATGTCTGGAGAACTCGACACTTcattatggaatattccttcactgAAAGCTTTGAGCCTTGCTAGTAATGGTTTAACTGGTGAGATTCATCCAGGAATTTGCACATTGAGAAGTCTTCTGATGTTAGATATGTCAGATAACTACTTTAAAGGGCGTATTCCAAACTGCAGCATTACGTTACCTCTTCGGTTTCTAAGTGTATCTGGGAATTCTCTGTGGGGCACCCCGAATGCCATTTTCAACAGTTCTCTTGTTGTTTTGGATCTCAGTCATAATAGGTTCACAGGCAATCTTGAGTGGGCACAATATCTTCCTCAAATCAGTGTACTTTTGTTAAGAAGGAATAAGTTTGAGGGCCAGATCTCTTCAAAGCTATGTCATCTCCAATTCTTGAGTATAATTGACATCTCACACAACATACTTTCAGGCTCCATACCACCATGTATTGGTGGCATGACATTGAAATACCCTGATACTTACTTATTTGGGTGGCCCACAGCTGGTGCAAGGGAGTATTATGGTCCGCAATTCTCGTATAACATACTCTATGAGCTCCAAGGCTTCACTTTCACAACAAAAGGCAATCCATACACATATGGAAGCAACTTCTTCATGTCGATGTCTGGCATTGACCTGTCTGCAAACATGCTGTCAGGTGAGATTCCACAGGTAATAGGAAACTTGAGCCATATTAAGTCTCTCAATTTGTCGAACAATTTCTTTACTGGATCCATTCCTGCAACCTTCGCAAACTTGAGCGAGATCGAAAGCTTAGACCTATCAGAAAACAGGCTAAATGGATCTATACCATGGCAGTTAACCCGGCTATCATCATTAGGGGTGTTCTCTGTGGCATTCAACAACCTATCGGGATGTCTACTAGACTCTGGTCAGTTTGGCTCATTTGGTATGGACAGTTACAAAGGGAACGACAATCTTCGATCATGCACTTCCAGTTCAGGCCCCGTGGTACGGAATGGTACAGTAGGGAATGTGGCTGATGATTCTGATCCAATCCTGTATGTGGTCACTGCCGTTTCGTTCGTCTTGGCATTTTGGGCCACTGTCACATTCGTGTTCTGCCATTCGTTTGGGAAGCGTATCATTCTCAACCTGTAA
- the LOC124673143 gene encoding acyl-CoA--sterol O-acyltransferase 1-like has translation MEFVQDSIPMVFVAAAAAALYARASSSVLRPGFPRLVALLPLFPFLVAAPLAFTSSAIIRATVAFFLAWLCAFKLALLAAGRGPLDPALPVLTFLFTALLPVKLRQRRGGAGAGAAASTKASKPDLSLVSCAVKAAVIAVILRLYQFNSRLHLYVRLAMYGVHIYCFLDLFFPCIALAVGALGMETEPQFDRPYLASSLRDFWGRRWNLMVSAILRPSVYDPVRARAGNPAGVLATFLVSGLMHEGMVYYLSLRRPNGGMTAFFLLHGVCCVAEGWCARRWTARGLPSPPQAVATLLVVLFVAATSFWLFFPPLCKDGVEEKLLEEWAAVAAFFLDAGKKITWYGQRGN, from the coding sequence ATGGAGTTCGTGCAGGACAGCATCCCCATGGTgttcgtggcggcggcggccgccgcgctgTACGCGCGCGCGTCTTCGTCCGTCCTGCGCCCGGGCTTCCCGCGTCTCGTCGCGCTGCTCCCGCTCTTCCCAttcctcgtcgccgcccccttGGCCTTCACTTCCTCCGCCATCATCCGGGCCACcgtcgccttcttcctcgcctgGCTCTGCGCGTTCAAGctcgccctcctcgccgccggccgtgGGCCGCTCGACCCCGCCCTCCCGGTGCTCACGTTTCTCTTCACCGCCTTGCTCCCCGTCAAGCTCCGACAGCGGCGCGGCGGTGCGGGAGCGGGAGCAGCGGCGTCGACCAAAGCCAGCAAACCGGATCTGTCTCTGGTTTCTTGCGCGGTCAAGGCCGCGGTCATAGCCGTcatcctccgcctctaccagttcAACAGCCGGCTGCATCTCTACGTGCGCCTCGCCATGTACGGTGTCCACATATACTGCTTCTTGGACCTCTTCTTCCCCTGCATCGCGCTCGCCGTCGGCGCGCTCGGCATGGAGACGGAGCCGCAGTTCGACCGGCCGTACCTGGCGTCGTCGCTGCGCGACTTCTGGGGACGGCGGTGGAACCTCATGGTGTCCGCCATCCTCCGGCCGTCCGTGTACGACCCCGTGCGCGCTCGCGCCGGGAACCCCGCCGGCGTGCTGGCCACCTTCCTCGTGTCCGGGCTCATGCACGAAGGTATGGTGTACTATCTCAGCCTGCGGCGGCCGAACGGCGGGATGACCGCCTTCTTCCTGCTACACGGCGTTTGCTGCGTCGCCGAGGGGTGGTGCGCGCGGCGGTGGACGGCGAGGGGGTTGCCGTCTCCACCGCAAGCCGTGGCGACGCTGCTGGTGGTGCTGTTCGTCGCGGCCACGTCATTCTGGCTCTTCTTCCCACCGTTGTGCAAGGACGGGGTAGAGGAGAAGCTGCTGGAGGAGTGGGCTGCGGTGGCGGCCTTCTTCCTCGACGCCGGCAAGAAGATTACATGGTATGGCCAACGTGGCAACTAG